A region from the Actinoplanes sp. OR16 genome encodes:
- a CDS encoding cyanophycinase: MKGSVDPHRGRLLIMGGAAGPGLLALFAELAGGADARIVVIATASVEPEAAEATHLERFGENARALRITTRAEANAPEVEPVLRAATGVFFTGGDQERITTVIGGTATDSLLQELLAAEAIVLGGTSAGAAMMSGTMITGGDRPGVTAASVRTGPGLEFLPGVLIDQHFGERGRLNRLLSAVACYPHELGLGIDEDTAILAEGDRFEVLGSGAVTVVDAGAATDIAVPPTGPIALAGARIHVLPAGYTFHLTGRRPVAGTPAAERERAA; this comes from the coding sequence GTGAAGGGCAGCGTCGATCCGCACCGCGGCCGTCTACTGATCATGGGTGGGGCCGCCGGACCGGGACTCCTCGCGCTCTTCGCCGAGCTGGCCGGGGGAGCGGACGCCCGGATCGTGGTGATCGCGACGGCCAGCGTGGAGCCGGAGGCGGCCGAGGCCACGCACCTCGAGAGGTTCGGCGAGAACGCCCGCGCGCTGCGGATCACCACCCGCGCCGAGGCGAACGCCCCCGAGGTGGAGCCGGTGCTGCGGGCCGCCACCGGAGTCTTCTTCACCGGCGGCGACCAGGAGCGGATCACCACGGTGATCGGCGGTACGGCCACCGACTCGCTGCTGCAGGAGCTGCTCGCCGCCGAGGCGATCGTGCTGGGCGGGACCAGCGCCGGCGCGGCGATGATGTCCGGGACCATGATCACCGGCGGGGACCGTCCCGGGGTGACGGCGGCCAGCGTACGAACCGGTCCGGGTCTTGAATTTCTGCCCGGCGTCCTGATCGACCAGCACTTCGGTGAGCGCGGCCGGCTGAACCGCCTGCTCAGCGCGGTCGCCTGCTATCCGCACGAGCTCGGGCTGGGCATCGACGAGGACACCGCGATCCTGGCCGAGGGGGACCGGTTCGAGGTGCTCGGCAGCGGCGCGGTCACCGTCGTCGACGCCGGCGCGGCCACCGACATCGCGGTCCCGCCGACCGGGCCGATCGCGCTGGCCGGCGCACGTATCCACGTGCTCCCGGCGGGCTACACCTTTCACCTCACGGGCCGCCGACCCGTCGCCGGCACGCCCGCCGCAGAACGGGAACGAGCCGCATGA
- a CDS encoding MBL fold metallo-hydrolase has translation MLVTGFPAEAFGTNCYVVAAGPGEQCVIVDPGIGVLDQLDEVLAQHRLHPAAVLLTHGHLDHTFSVAPVCGARGITAYVHPADLEMLADPAKGLSADLTQMFGGRLQYTEPDDVAELTDGEALTIAGLEISVDHAPGHTGGSVLFRMPGDDAEEICFSGDVLFAGSIGRTDLPGGSTATMMTSLRDKILPLADETVVLPGHGPATTIGRERASNPYLRELTAAPRRGL, from the coding sequence GTGCTCGTCACCGGCTTTCCGGCCGAGGCCTTCGGCACCAACTGCTACGTGGTGGCCGCCGGTCCGGGCGAGCAATGCGTGATCGTCGATCCGGGCATCGGCGTCCTGGACCAGCTCGACGAGGTTCTGGCCCAGCACCGGCTGCACCCGGCCGCCGTGCTGCTCACGCACGGGCACCTCGACCACACCTTCTCCGTCGCCCCGGTCTGCGGCGCGCGGGGCATCACCGCCTACGTGCACCCGGCCGACCTGGAGATGCTGGCCGACCCGGCGAAGGGTCTCAGCGCCGATCTCACCCAGATGTTCGGTGGCCGCCTGCAGTACACCGAGCCCGACGACGTGGCCGAGCTGACCGACGGTGAGGCGCTGACCATCGCCGGCCTGGAGATCAGCGTCGACCACGCCCCCGGCCATACCGGCGGGTCGGTGCTGTTCCGGATGCCGGGCGACGACGCCGAGGAGATCTGCTTCTCCGGGGACGTCCTGTTCGCGGGATCGATCGGGCGCACCGACCTGCCGGGCGGCAGCACCGCGACGATGATGACCAGCCTGCGGGACAAGATCCTGCCGCTGGCCGACGAGACCGTCGTGCTGCCCGGCCACGGACCGGCCACCACCATCGGCCGCGAGCGCGCGTCCAACCCGTACCTGCGGGAGCTGACTGCAGCGCCGCGTCGCGGTCTGTAG
- a CDS encoding MFS transporter gives MTRKDGPWTPLKNPVFRILWLAVLASNAGTWMQTVGAQWLVVHEPDAATWTSLVQTVTTLPVLLFALPAGTLADALDRRRLLLAVQIGLFFVAATLTALAALDHLPPALLLVFTFLLGCGQALTLPSWQAVIPEVVPHDQLPAASALGAVNTNLARSAGPAVGGLLVAQFGSAVVFGLNALSFAIFALALAGWRRPPQPPTGHPERFGSALRAGERYVRWSPVVRRILGRVVLFVLPGSVIWALLPVVARQELGMGAQGYGILLAALGVGAIAGALLMPRARRILRTDQMIVGTGAVYGAALAVIAFVPHALAVTPALVLAGLAWMMLVSRMNAAMQLSLPNWVRARALAIYQLVFAGGQALGALLWGQFATAFGLATTFATAAVLMAAGLLTVRIWPVHTHEDEDYTPAVYWAEPHLLFQPGLDDGPVLISAAYQVPQDNIAAFTAAMQKVRGSRMRTGASQWGLFRDGTKPDTFVEVYLVPTWDEHLRQHEGRLTESDEEAEKHAISLATAPPTITHLVSTGS, from the coding sequence GTGACGAGAAAAGACGGCCCGTGGACGCCGCTCAAGAACCCGGTGTTCCGCATCCTCTGGCTTGCCGTCCTCGCGAGCAACGCCGGCACCTGGATGCAGACCGTCGGGGCGCAGTGGCTGGTCGTCCACGAACCGGACGCGGCCACCTGGACGAGCCTCGTGCAGACCGTCACGACCCTTCCGGTGCTGCTGTTCGCCCTGCCCGCCGGGACTCTCGCGGACGCGTTGGACCGGCGGCGACTGCTCCTCGCCGTACAGATCGGGCTCTTCTTCGTGGCAGCGACCTTGACCGCGCTCGCCGCGCTGGACCACCTCCCGCCCGCGCTGCTGCTCGTCTTCACGTTCCTGCTGGGATGCGGGCAGGCGCTCACGCTGCCGTCCTGGCAGGCGGTGATCCCCGAGGTGGTGCCGCACGACCAGCTGCCCGCGGCGTCGGCGCTCGGCGCGGTCAACACGAACCTGGCCCGCTCGGCCGGTCCGGCCGTCGGCGGTCTGCTGGTGGCCCAGTTCGGCTCGGCCGTCGTCTTCGGACTCAACGCCCTGTCCTTCGCGATCTTCGCGCTGGCCCTGGCCGGCTGGCGTCGCCCTCCGCAGCCGCCGACCGGCCATCCCGAGCGGTTCGGCTCGGCCCTGCGCGCCGGGGAACGCTATGTCCGCTGGTCACCGGTGGTGCGCCGGATCCTCGGCCGGGTCGTGCTCTTCGTGCTTCCGGGCAGCGTGATCTGGGCGCTGCTGCCGGTGGTCGCGCGGCAGGAGCTCGGCATGGGCGCCCAGGGGTACGGCATCCTGCTCGCCGCTCTCGGCGTCGGCGCGATCGCCGGCGCTCTCCTGATGCCCCGGGCCCGCCGGATCCTCAGGACCGACCAGATGATCGTCGGTACGGGTGCGGTCTACGGCGCCGCGCTGGCAGTGATCGCCTTCGTGCCGCACGCCCTCGCCGTCACGCCCGCCCTGGTCCTCGCCGGCCTGGCCTGGATGATGCTCGTGTCCCGGATGAACGCGGCGATGCAGCTCTCCCTGCCGAACTGGGTCCGGGCCCGCGCGCTCGCGATCTACCAGCTCGTCTTCGCGGGCGGGCAGGCGCTCGGCGCGCTGCTCTGGGGCCAGTTCGCCACGGCCTTCGGCCTCGCGACGACCTTCGCCACGGCTGCGGTCCTGATGGCGGCGGGTCTTCTCACGGTACGGATATGGCCCGTGCACACCCACGAGGACGAGGACTACACGCCGGCCGTCTACTGGGCGGAACCCCACCTGCTCTTCCAGCCCGGCCTGGACGACGGCCCGGTCCTCATCTCCGCGGCCTACCAGGTTCCGCAGGACAACATCGCGGCGTTCACGGCGGCGATGCAGAAGGTGCGCGGCTCCCGGATGCGCACCGGGGCCTCACAGTGGGGCCTGTTCCGCGACGGCACCAAGCCCGACACGTTCGTCGAGGTCTACCTGGTGCCCACCTGGGACGAGCACCTCCGCCAGCACGAGGGCCGCCTCACCGAGTCCGACGAAGAGGCCGAGAAGCACGCCATCTCGCTGGCCACCGCCCCGCCCACCATCACTCACCTGGTGTCCACCGGGTCGTGA
- a CDS encoding helix-turn-helix domain-containing protein, with the protein MVGKVTPSALDWSVDNCTLARAMEILGEKWTVVVLREVFSGVRRFDDMRVRTGIPRQVLTNRLAALVGHGVLRREPYQEPGARVRHEYRLTDKGFDLYPMLIAVTEWGNRYLADPEGPPIRYAHRDCGAEMHVAMRCDDGHEVDDNRAVIPRPGPGAHRRS; encoded by the coding sequence ATGGTCGGAAAGGTCACACCGTCGGCGCTCGACTGGTCCGTCGACAACTGCACGCTCGCCCGCGCCATGGAGATCCTCGGCGAGAAGTGGACGGTGGTCGTGCTGCGGGAGGTCTTCAGCGGGGTACGCCGCTTCGACGACATGCGGGTGCGCACCGGCATCCCCCGCCAGGTGCTGACGAACCGGCTGGCCGCCCTGGTCGGGCACGGCGTGCTCCGGCGTGAGCCCTACCAGGAGCCGGGCGCGCGGGTACGCCACGAGTACCGCCTCACCGACAAGGGCTTCGACCTCTACCCGATGCTGATCGCCGTGACCGAGTGGGGGAACCGCTACCTGGCCGATCCCGAGGGGCCGCCGATCCGCTACGCCCACCGGGACTGCGGCGCCGAGATGCACGTCGCGATGCGCTGCGACGACGGCCACGAGGTGGACGACAACCGGGCGGTCATCCCGCGACCGGGACCTGGAGCACATCGGCGCTCCTGA
- a CDS encoding peptidylprolyl isomerase encodes MAPSKDRQRRLARAKFDRQQARRAERERRRRRITAGVGTGLAVLLIIAGVAWAGGAFDSDEATETEAGDICLWTPQDAATNTDLKEVGTPPTKDIPETGTETMTITTDKGDPIVVSMDVENATCAAASFTYLAGKQFFDNTTCHEITAEGAVRCGDPSGTGNGGPTYSFYDENLPAGAPEPSPSASAPADAEVTYPKGTVAMIGNPKGSNGSQFLVFFKDYTAADPAYSVVGTVTGGLGTVEKIGKIPTVESETGDKVTPKEKITIKSLTVGAAASVAPSASAAQS; translated from the coding sequence GTGGCTCCCAGCAAGGACCGGCAGCGCAGACTCGCGCGGGCGAAATTCGACCGGCAACAAGCCCGCCGAGCCGAGCGCGAGCGCCGCCGTCGCCGGATCACGGCAGGCGTCGGCACCGGCCTCGCGGTGCTACTGATCATCGCCGGTGTGGCCTGGGCCGGCGGCGCCTTCGACAGCGACGAGGCCACCGAGACCGAGGCCGGCGACATCTGTCTCTGGACCCCGCAGGACGCGGCGACGAACACCGATCTCAAGGAGGTCGGGACTCCGCCCACCAAGGACATTCCCGAGACCGGCACCGAGACCATGACGATCACCACCGACAAGGGTGACCCGATCGTCGTGAGCATGGACGTGGAGAACGCGACCTGCGCGGCAGCCAGTTTCACGTACCTCGCGGGCAAGCAGTTCTTCGACAACACCACGTGCCACGAGATCACCGCCGAGGGCGCGGTTCGCTGCGGTGACCCGAGCGGGACCGGCAACGGCGGCCCGACGTACAGCTTCTACGACGAGAACCTGCCGGCGGGCGCTCCCGAGCCCTCGCCCAGCGCGAGCGCTCCCGCCGACGCCGAGGTGACCTACCCCAAGGGGACGGTCGCGATGATCGGCAACCCGAAGGGCAGCAACGGCAGCCAGTTCCTCGTGTTCTTCAAGGACTACACCGCGGCCGACCCGGCGTACTCGGTCGTCGGCACGGTCACCGGCGGTCTCGGCACCGTCGAGAAGATCGGCAAGATCCCCACGGTCGAGAGCGAGACCGGTGACAAGGTCACGCCCAAGGAGAAGATCACCATCAAGAGCCTGACCGTCGGCGCGGCCGCCTCGGTGGCTCCCTCAGCTAGCGCGGCCCAGTCGTGA
- a CDS encoding PaaI family thioesterase, producing the protein MTQTQDALRTRTFGWSDPAEHASMLGRRSGLELLQAMAGGEIPPPPVMHLIGAAGITATEGSVTIELDPQEFHYNPLGTVHGGVISTLLDTAAACSVHSTLPAGVGYTSMDLNVKFLRAVTVDSGRLTCTGAVLQRGRRTALAEARLVDGAGRLVAHATSSCMIFEIPTP; encoded by the coding sequence ATGACGCAGACTCAGGACGCTCTCCGGACCCGGACGTTCGGCTGGTCCGACCCCGCCGAGCACGCGAGCATGCTCGGCCGTCGCAGCGGACTCGAACTCCTCCAGGCGATGGCCGGCGGAGAGATCCCGCCGCCGCCCGTCATGCACCTGATCGGCGCCGCCGGGATCACCGCCACCGAGGGCAGCGTCACGATCGAGCTGGACCCGCAGGAGTTCCACTACAACCCGCTCGGCACCGTGCACGGCGGTGTCATCTCCACGCTGCTCGACACGGCCGCCGCCTGCTCGGTGCACAGCACCCTGCCGGCCGGGGTGGGCTACACCAGCATGGATCTCAACGTGAAGTTCCTGCGTGCGGTGACCGTCGACTCGGGCCGCCTGACCTGCACCGGCGCGGTGCTGCAGCGCGGCCGTCGTACCGCCCTGGCCGAGGCCCGCCTGGTCGACGGCGCCGGCCGCCTGGTCGCCCACGCCACCTCCAGCTGCATGATCTTCGAAATCCCCACTCCCTGA
- the hisS gene encoding histidine--tRNA ligase has protein sequence MPISGFPEWLPSQRMIEQFVLDKIRSTFELYGFAPLETRAVEPLETLLSKGETSKEVYLLRRLQEDEGGAKTDDQLGLHFDLTVPFARFVTENHGKLQFPFRRYQIQKVWRGERPQEGRYREFLQADIDVVNRDTLPFHFDTEMPLVIGDAFRSLPIPKAVIQVNNRKVCEGFYRGLGLEDTAQVLRTVDKLDKIGPEKVAALLVETAGATDAQAAACLKLAGISTSDASFVDQVKQLGVTDPLLDEGLDELRQVVEAANEHAPGLIRAELKIARGLDYYTGTVYETQLEGYERFGSICSGGRYETLASVGNTRFPGVGISIGVSRMLGLLFGQNALTVSRAVPTAVVIALPSEDQRAACERIAAGLRRRGIPTEVAPTAAKFGKQIQFADRRGIPFVWFPGEDGHSVKDIRSGEQVEADPATWAPPAEDLKPSVVRG, from the coding sequence GTGCCCATTTCCGGCTTCCCCGAGTGGCTGCCGTCGCAGCGCATGATCGAGCAGTTCGTGCTCGACAAGATCCGTTCCACCTTCGAGCTCTACGGTTTCGCCCCGCTCGAGACCCGCGCCGTCGAGCCTCTGGAGACGCTGCTCTCCAAGGGCGAGACGTCCAAGGAGGTCTACCTGCTGCGCCGCCTCCAGGAGGACGAGGGCGGTGCCAAGACCGACGACCAGCTCGGCCTCCACTTCGACCTGACGGTCCCGTTCGCGCGCTTCGTCACGGAGAACCACGGCAAGCTGCAGTTCCCGTTCCGCCGCTACCAGATCCAGAAGGTGTGGCGTGGCGAGCGCCCGCAGGAGGGCCGCTACCGCGAGTTCCTGCAGGCCGACATCGACGTGGTCAACCGGGACACGCTGCCGTTCCACTTCGACACCGAGATGCCGCTGGTGATCGGCGACGCGTTCCGCTCGCTGCCGATCCCCAAGGCGGTCATCCAGGTCAACAACCGCAAGGTCTGCGAGGGCTTCTACCGCGGCCTCGGCCTGGAGGACACCGCCCAGGTCCTGCGCACCGTGGACAAGCTCGACAAGATCGGCCCGGAGAAGGTCGCCGCGCTGCTGGTCGAGACGGCCGGAGCGACCGACGCCCAGGCCGCCGCGTGCCTGAAGCTGGCCGGGATCTCGACGTCCGACGCGTCTTTCGTGGATCAGGTGAAGCAGCTCGGCGTGACCGACCCGCTGCTCGACGAGGGCCTCGACGAGCTGCGCCAGGTCGTCGAGGCGGCGAACGAGCACGCCCCCGGCCTCATCCGCGCCGAGCTGAAGATCGCCCGCGGCCTCGACTACTACACCGGCACCGTCTACGAGACGCAGCTCGAGGGATATGAGCGTTTCGGCTCGATCTGCTCGGGCGGGCGCTACGAGACCCTCGCCTCGGTCGGCAACACCCGCTTCCCCGGCGTCGGCATCTCCATCGGCGTCTCCCGCATGCTCGGCCTCCTCTTCGGCCAGAACGCGCTCACCGTCTCCCGCGCGGTCCCCACCGCCGTGGTGATCGCCCTGCCCAGCGAGGACCAGCGCGCGGCCTGCGAACGCATCGCCGCCGGCCTGCGCAGGCGGGGCATCCCCACCGAGGTCGCCCCCACCGCCGCGAAATTCGGCAAGCAGATCCAGTTCGCCGACCGCCGGGGCATCCCCTTCGTCTGGTTCCCCGGCGAGGACGGCCACTCGGTCAAGGACATCCGCTCCGGCGAGCAGGTGGAGGCCGACCCGGCGACATGGGCTCCGCCGGCGGAGGATCTGAAGCCTTCGGTGGTACGGGGATAA